One genomic region from Rosa rugosa chromosome 1, drRosRugo1.1, whole genome shotgun sequence encodes:
- the LOC133734979 gene encoding allene oxide synthase-like, with product MSSSYCSVLTLLTMSSSSSSTPSNSSSSAPPKLPLKPIPGDYGLPFFGPIKDRYNYFYNQGKDEFFKTRIQNYNSTVFRTNMPPGSFIASNPKVIAVLDAVSFPVLFDTSKVEKRNVLDGTYMPSTSFTGGYRVCAYLDPSEPNHASLKRFFLSLLASRHHKVIPLFQNHLSDLFLNLETEISKNGKANFNTLSDDMSFKFVFSLFCGSENTSLGSKGPNLVAVWLAPQLAPQVTLGSPKLLSFAEDFLLHTFSYPAFLVKSAYKKLYDVFYESSASVLDEAENSFGIPRDEACHNLLFLACFNAFGGMKLLFPSLIKWVGSAGEDLHCQLRNEIRAVVKENDGNVTFSALDKLTLTKSVVYEALRIEPPVPFQYGKAKEDIVVHSHDAAFEIKKGEMIFGYQPFATKDPKIFENPEEFVGHRFVGEGERLLKYVYWSNGRETDDPTVENKQCAGKDLVLIMSRLMLVEFFLRYDTCTVDVTTVSLGASVTFKTLIKAS from the coding sequence ATGTCTTCATCTTACTGCTCAGTACTCACGTTGTTAACaatgtcttcatcttcttcttccaccccATCTAACTCATCATCATCTGCACCACCAAAGCTTCCATTGAAACCAATCCCAGGCGACTATGGCTTACCCTTCTTCGGTCCCATCAAAGATCGTTACAACTATTTCTACAACCAAGGAAAAGATGAGTTCTTCAAAACCCGAATTCAAAACTACAACTCCACAGTATTCCGTACCAACATGCCTCCCGGCTCCTTCATCGCTTCAAATCCTAAAGTCATTGCCGTCCTCGACGCTGTGAGCTTCCCCGTTCTCTTCGACACCTCCAAAGTCGAAAAACGTAACGTCTTGGACGGCACCTACATGCCCTCCACATCCTTCACCGGCGGCTATCGCGTCTGCGCCTATCTCGACCCCTCAGAACCGAACCACGCTTCTCTTAAGCGCTTCTTCTTATCTCTACTCGCCAGTCGCCACCACAAGGTCATCCCACTCTTCCAAAACCACTTGTCCGACCTCTTTCTCAACCTGGAAACTGAAATTTCAAAAAATGGCAAAGCAAACTTCAACACCCTGAGCGACGACATGTCCTTTAAGTTCGTCTTTTCGCTGTTCTGCGGGTCAGAAAATACTTCATTGGGTTCCAAAGGGCCGAACCTGGTGGCCGTATGGCTCGCGCCGCAACTAGCTCCGCAGGTCACACTCGGGTCGCCCAAGTTGCTGAGCTTTGCTGAAGATTTCTTGCTGCACACGTTTTCCTACCCTGCATTTTTGGTCAAATCGGCCTACAAGAAGCTCTACGATGTATTTTACGAGTCGTCGGCTTCGGTTTTAGACGAGGCCGAGAATAGTTTCGGGATTCCGAGAGACGAAGCTTGCCACAACCTTTTGTTTTTGGCTTGCTTCAATGCTTTTGGCGGCATGAAGCTTTTGTTCCCTTCTTTAATCAAGTGGGTTGGATCCGCAGGAGAGGATTTGCACTGCCAGCTCCGAAATGAAATCAGGGCCGTTGTTAAGGAAAATGATGGGAATGTTACTTTCTCGGCGTTGGATAAGCTGACTTTGACCAAGTCCGTGGTTTATGAGGCTTTGCGCATCGAGCCTCCGGTGCCGTTCCAGTACGGGAAGGCCAAGGAGGATATTGTGGTCCATAGCCATGATGCGGCATTTGAGATCAAGAAGGGGGAAATGATCTTCGGATATCAACCGTTCGCCACGAAGGATCCGAAGATTTTCGAGAATCCGGAGGAGTTTGTGGGGCATAGGTTTGTAGGAGAAGGTGAGAGATTATTGAAGTATGTTTATTGGTCGAATGGTCGCGAGACCGATGATCCAACTGTGGAGAATAAGCAGTGCGCGGGGAAGGATTTGGTGTTGATTATGTCTAGGTTAATGTTGGTAGAGTTTTTCCTTCGGTATGACACTTGTACCGTTGATGTGACTACGGTGTCATTGGGTGCATCAGTGACGTTCAAAACATTGATCAAGGCCTCTTGA
- the LOC133724596 gene encoding probable methyltransferase PMT26, producing MALGKYSRVDNRRSASSYCSTVTIVVFVALCLVGVWMMTSSSVVPVQNVDVGQENKSEVKEQVIETNEGNNNRQFEDNPGDLPEDATKGDNNEGAAQVEEKPEVKTEEKVEEKTEEKVEEKTEDGSKTETEDGGSKTEEGESKVENDESNSEDGEKKSDGDDEKKNDSGEGDNEKKSDDDNEKKTENSDETKDAEKENIQIDEKVEKTDKEQDSEKSDNGQTVNQTSNEVFPSVAQSELLNETATQNGSWSTQSTESKNEKEAQRSSDQQIDYNWKLCNSTAGPDFIPCLDNLQAIRSLHSTKHYEHRERHCPEEPPTCLLPLPEGYKRPIEWPMSREKIWYYNVPHTKLAQVKGHQNWVKVTGEYLTFPGGGTQFKHGALHYIDWLQESVSDIAWGKRSRVILDVGCGVASFGGYQFDRDVLAMSFAPKDEHEAQVQFALERGIPAISAVMGTQRLPYPSKVFDVVHCARCRVPWHIEGGKLLLELNRVLRPGGFFVWSATPVYQKKREDVEIWEAMKELTKKICWELVSINKDTINAVGAAIYRKPTTNECYEQRSQNEPPICDKSDDPNAAWKVPLQACLHKVPVDASERGSQWPEQWPARLDKVPYWLLSSQTGAYGKPAPEDFAADYEHWKRVVNKSYLTGMGINWSSIRNVMDMRSVYGGFAAALKDLKVWVMNIVTIDSPDTLPIIYERGLFGMYHDWCESFSTYPRSYDLLHADHLFSLLKKRCNLVAVVAEVDRILRPEGKLIVRDNVETINELESMLKSMQWEVRMTYSKDKEGLLCVQKSMWRPKESETVKYAIA from the exons ATGGCGTTAGGGAAGTATAGTAGAGTTGATAATAGGAGGTCGGCGTCGAGTTACTGCTCGACGGTGACCATTGTGGTGTTTGTGGCATTGTGCTTGGTGGGGGTTTGGATGATGACGTCATCGTCGGTGGTGCCGGTTCAGAATGTAGATGTAGGTCAGGAGAACAAGAGTGAGGTGAAGGAGCAAGTGATTGAGACCAATGAGGGGAATAACAACAGGCAGTTTGAAGATAACCCGGGGGATTTACCGGAGGATGCGACGAAAGGAGATAACAATGAGGGTGCTGCTCAGGTGGAAGAGAAGCCCGAGGTGAAAACTGAAGAGAAGGTTGAGGAGAAAACTGAAGAGAAGGTTGAGGAGAAAACTGAAGATGGGTCGAAAACTGAAAcggaggatggaggaagcaagaCAGAGGAGGGAGAGTCTAAGGTGGAAAATGATGAATCGAATTCAGAAGATGGAGAGAAGAAAAGTGATGGTGAcgatgagaaaaagaatgatTCGGGTGAGGGTGACAATGAAAAGAAATCGGATGACGACAATGAGAAGAAAACGGAGAATTCTGATGAAACAAAGGATGCAGAGAAGGAGAATATTCAGATTGACGAGAAAGTGGAAAAAACTGATAAGGAGCAAGATAGTGAGAAATCGGATAATGGGCAGACTGTAAACCAGACTTCAAATGAGGTATTTCCTTCTGTTGCTCAGTCAGAGCTTTTGAATGAGACTGCAACCCAAAATGGGTCATGGTCAACTCAGTCGACAGAGTCAAAGAATGAGAAGGAGGCTCAACGTTCTTCTGACCAGCAAATTGATTACAATTGGAAACTTTGTAATTCAACTGCTGGGCCTGATTTCATCCCATGCCTTGACAATTTGCAAGCCATTAGGAGTCTTCACAGTACCAAGCATTATGAACATCGGGAGAGGCACTGTCCGGAGGAGCCTCCCACCTGCCTCCTTCCTCTTCCAGAAGGATATAAACGCCCAATTGAGTGGCCAATGAGCAGGGAAAAG ATATGGTACTATAATGTCCCCCATACCAAACTTGCTCAAGTTAAGGGGCACCAGAACTGGGTCAAAGTCACTGGCGAATACCTTACTTTCCCTGGTGGTGGAACACAATTCAAGCATGGTGCTCTTCATTATATAGATTGGCTACAAGAG TCTGTTTCTGATATTGCCTGGGGAAAACGATCTCGTGTCATATTAGATGTTGGATGTGGGGTTGCAAGCTTTGGAGGATATCAATTTGACAGAGATGTCCTAGCAATGTCCTTTGCCCCAAAAGATGAGCATGAAGCTCAAGTGCAGTTTGCACTTGAAAGAGGAATTCCTGCTATATCTGCTGTGATGGGCACACAGAGACTTCCCTATCCTAGCaaagtttttgatgttgtcCACTGTGCCCGCTGCAGGGTTCCCTGGCATATAGAAG GTGGTAAGCTTCTATTAGAGCTGAATCGTGTGTTGAGACCTGGTGGTTTCTTTGTGTGGTCTGCTACCCCAGTATATCAGAAGAAACGTGAAGACGTTGAAATATGGGAAG CCATGAAGGAACTAACAAAGAAGATATGTTGGGAACTTGTCTCAATTAATAAGGATACAATAAATGCAGTTGGTGCAGCTATATACAGAAAACCTACCACCAATGAATGTTACGAGCAAAGATCACAAAATGAGCCTCCTATCTGTGACAAGTCTGATGATCCGAATGCAGCATG GAAAGTACCATTACAAGCATGCTTGCACAAAGTTCCTGTAGATGCGTCAGAGCGTGGGTCTCAGTGGCCTGAGCAATGGCCAGCGAGGTTGGACAAGGTACCTTACTGGTTGTTAAGTTCGCAGACTGGAGCTTACGGAAAACCAGCGCCTGAGGATTTCGCTGCAGACTATGAGCACTGGAAACGCGTGGTGAACAAGTCTTATTTAACTGGAATGGGCATTAACTGGTCATCTATTAGGAATGTCATGGACATGAGATCTGTATATGGAGG ATTTGCTGCGGCTCTGAAAGATTTGAAAGTTTGGGTCATGAATATAGTCACAATAGACTCTCCAGATACCCTGCCCATAATTTATGAGCGAGGTCTATTTGGCATGTATCATGATTGGTGTGAATCATTTAGCACCTATCCCAGGTCTTATGATCTTCTCCACGCAGACCATCTGTTTTCCCTGCTCAAAAAGAG GTGCAATTTAGTTGCGGTAGTTGCAGAGGTTGATCGAATCCTTCGACCAGAGGGAAAACTTATAGTTCGGGACAATGTTGAGACTATTAATGAGCTGGAGAGCATGTTGAAGTCTATGCAGTGGGAGGTTCGCATGACCTATTCCAAGGACAAGGAGGGATTGCTTTGTGTGCAGAAGTCCATGTGGCGGCCTAAAGAGTCTGAGACAGTCAAGTACGCCATTGCTTAA
- the LOC133724597 gene encoding nuclear transcription factor Y subunit B-7 has translation MEDDNHGNNRLNGPNGGSPENPCLNNSTPASSCNSNINIHHNHNQSNNHNHHHHHSSNKEQDRFLPIANVGRIMKKVIPGNGKISKDAKETVQECVSEFISFVTGEASDKCQREKRKTINGEDIIWAITTLGFEDYVHPLKLYLQKYRELEGEKLNVPKQQRLEQRLQQQQQQQVVQQEQEQQSIPNSYSVYSSTSLLSQPTSFITTHHHDPAFSLPFSPSSIQKQLQPQDQIDSVGHW, from the coding sequence ATGGAAGATGACAACCATGGAAATAATAGGCTAAATGGTCCAAATGGAGGAAGCCCTGAAAACCCATGTTTAAACAACAGCACTCCTGCTAGTAGCTGCAACTCCAACATTAATATTCACCACAATCATAATCAAAGTAACAATcacaatcaccaccaccaccacagcaGCAATAAAGAACAAGACAGGTTTCTTCCCATTGCGAATGTGGGTCGCATTATGAAGAAAGTGATTCCGGGCAATGGAAAAATCTCGAAAGACGCAAAAGAGACTGTCCAAGAATGTGTGTCCGAGTTCATTAGCTTTGTCACCGGTGAAGCCTCTGATAAATGTCAAAGGGAAAAGAGGAAGACCATTAACGGCGAAGACATCATATGGGCTATCACAACACTAGGCTTTGAGGATTACGTGCACCCTCTAAAATTGTACCTCCAAAAATATAGAGAGCTTGAAGGGGAGAAGCTAAAtgttccaaagcaacaaagattGGAGCAAAGGCTgcagcaacagcaacaacaGCAAGTAGTACAACAAGAACAAGAGCAACAAAGTATACCTAATTCGTATAGTGTATATTCATCGACGAGTCTCTTGTCTCAACCGACTTCTTTCATCACTACTCATCATCATGATCCCGCATTTTCGTTGCCTTTCTCGCCAAGCTCAATTCAAAAACAGCTACAGCCACAAGATCAGATTGATTCAGTGGGGCATTGGTAA